The Larimichthys crocea isolate SSNF chromosome X, L_crocea_2.0, whole genome shotgun sequence genome segment GCCAGCTGGACACAAGCTGAGATCTGATTAACCTCTGTTTGGTTGCCTCGAGGTTTAAAGACTGAATATGACTGAAAAAGCTTCACAACAACCCCTTATCATTTGCCCAGAAGAATTACAGGACACATTTGCACAGCCTCTGATTATTATCTGTTCATAATACAGCCATGATCCTACATTAACTACTATCATCTTTTATTTCTCagggaaatgaaaagaaaaatagtgaTTAATTAACCCACAGAGTTATGCTGAAGAAGTGATTATGAAACCATGCTAGCAGCTGTGAGTCTTCTCAACTGTGCTGTATCTAGATGGTGCTTGGGGCTAAATGCTAAGATAATGTTAAAATGGTACTGAGCAAGTACAATGTTGAGTGTCAGCATACTAACGTACTAATTAGCACCAAATATAAAGTACAGTGGTAAATTGGATTATAATTTGTTTGGCATGTATTTGGCAATCTATCAAATAGTTGTCAAAATATTTTGTGGCGGCACACAGTCTGACATTGTCAGCTCCAGAtccatgctgctaaaaaaatGTTGCAGTACACCATTTTGTTATAAGTACACCGCCCTGTAAACTCGCACCACCATTTTAACTTTATGTGGCTCTTCATTCGGTCCTTCAACAAATCTAATTACGTCTCAGTGAGGAATGTCGAAAGCAAAgcgtgacagtgtgtgtgtgtgtgtgtgtgtgtatgcgtgtggtatgttgagagaggaagacagtcTTGTGAGGTCATGCTGAGGTTGTTAAACACATGACAATTCACACAGTGCAAGACTCAGAGGGAGTGTGGAATCACACATCTAGCCTTAATATATCACTTTTCACATACTTTCTATACTTTTTGTTGGCCTTGTGCCATTTGACACTGTCATTTACCTTAGATATCCTGATGATTTGAGCCACTTGTGGTCTTTGTGTCCCTCTGTTCTGATGCCTGTTTTATTCCTAGCTCGGACTCGGAGTCCCACCAAGGCCTGGGCCAGCCCTGACTCAtccactccctcctccccttcctcctctgtttgcTCAATATCTGCATCCATCCCTCTCCACACCAGCTTTGCCCGATGTTCAGCGTCTCGGTCTCCTGCCGTGCTGAACAGCTTGTGCAGTTGGTGCAGGTTGACACCTGTAAAGATGTTGGAGCACCCTGACTTCCTGCGCCATCGATTGGAAATTTTCCACTGCACAGGCAGACCATCCTCAGAGGAGGTGGATGCTGGGGCCTCTGCCATGTTGTGACGGTGGAGAGCTTCCTGGTGGTGATATAAGGACAGGAGGACAGTCTCAAGGGTAAAGTTGAGAAGGCTGAAAGGAAGGTAAGTTAAACTGGGAAAGcgggggaggggaggaaagagaggaaattgGTAAACAAGAAAATCCTTCAGCCTTCAGCCAGTACACACATTTCCATGGCTGCAGCCAAAACACCTGATTACCTCAGCCACTCTTTCCTGTGTGATAAGGTCTTATCTCATTATTTAGAGGTTAAATAAGTATGTtggtaacacacatacatgtgaaTACATGGTCAGTCAATAGTCCAGAATGGAGTCTGACTGATATGTTGGTCGGTGCAAATAGATCAGTTAACTCTATATTACTGTTGTTAACAATATGTTATTTGTTGACTGTTCTGAGTACCTTTGCTTAATAACATTGGTGCAAAATCCACATAGAAAAGGTCTATCTTCGTCCTAGTACaaaaattcacattcacataaaTTTACCCCCCCTAAAATCAGTATCGGTCCCAGTAATCCCATATCAGTCCAACTCtagtccaaaacacaaagaaatgtaatCTTATATTATAGCAAACATAGACAGCCACAAAATATTCACCTGTAGAGTCTTGGCATATTTGCTATAAAGATAGTGACTGTCATCAAAACAGACGTTGaataattttctgttgattgattaatcgattaaatgACAGATTTGACTGGAATATGCACATTTTTTCAAACGCAGTTCAAGTGCCCCAGTCTCCTGTAACAAGACACTTTACTACAAATGAAAACCCATGCCCCTTCATAATCTACATTTTGAGTGATTAACTTGGCTATTTCCTGAGTAACTTACTTTTAGGTGATGCAGGTTTTTAACTAGACAGTGCATGGAAAAGGGATGAGGAGAAATCAGTGTTGTACACATCTCAATTCACTATACAGCAGTCTTTTGCTATACAAAATAAttgttaaaatgttagtatAAGTCAATCTTACCTTTTTACCTGCCTATTCCGAAACAGTCAATTGCACATCTCTTATTAATTCAgttaattcaataaaaagtaGGCTCTCCTGGCTGATACTGTTCACAGCTTATGTTGAGTTTACACTACAGGTAAAAGAATGTAGTAGTATGAGAGTGCTTACCTTGCCCTCTGTAGTTTGAATGAGACAAACTCTAACTAtgcaccacagacagacacacaacctGATTATCTAACCCGCATCCAGCCTCCAACCCTTATGCCAAGCCGACCCATTTCCGACGTGCAAGGCCTCTGGGCAATATAAAGGAACAATCAAAGAGTAATCCATTAATGACGTTAGTGCCGATGTGCTTACCTGACAACCAGAGCCAGAAAAACCCAGTCCAACAGGACAAGCAAACACCGTAGCCTCCTGCTATTTAAAACAAACCTTACACATACTCTGGTTTAAGCTGTAAGTAGCACCTAGAGACAGTAAACAGAACATCTTAACCTTCAAAGTAACCAGTGGGTGCAAAATAACCACTCCAGTTACTATCTAAccataaaatgacacatttttcttttaaatacaaacacaaatacagtaatAGTCTACATCAGAACTGTACTTAAATACATTACTTGAGTACTTTTTTCAAACACtagtaatttaattaaatctaattGTTGTAGTAAAGCTTAGTTTCTTGCACCAGGTTATTTAACAACAATCTGTGTGCCTAAAGTCTGCAAGTTTGAGGATATACACTATAAAACCATCATAGCTCCAATCTGCAGTGCTTATACAGTAGCTAGCCTTGATGcttgcatttttttaatgccaTTCCCTGTACACAAAGTCTGCACTGTGGCTAGTAACCCCCACTATACCCTCAGAAGCATTAAGAGATCTGCTGAGAAATAGTTTGTTGGTCAGAACAGTCAGTCAGCTTGATTTCATACAACAACAGGATACCTAAATGTTCAATTAACAGCCTCTCATGCATTTTCCAAGTGCTTATAATTGAGATGAATGGCACAAAATCTCAAGTTGGTAGGCCTAGGTAGTCCCAGACCCAATGTTAAATTGAACAGGTTGCTACTAATATCAGATGCTTGATGCCTGTGCTGCATCATGCCAGACTAGTTTGATAGGAATAGATCTGTTGGTATAACGATTGGCCACTAGGTGGCGCTGCCTTTAGACAGGTAATCTGAGGGGGTGATGGGGTATTCAGACTGCAGCCTGAATGCAGTTTGTTAACATTATTTACTGCTGGGTGATGGATACATTTAttagcattttcatttttaaaaaataaaacaggtttgAAAAGAGTCCATGCTCTTGAAAGCAAAGGCTGTGACTGTGACAGGAAAGTCCATGACACTAGAACACCATAACAACACAAAGTTGTGTATGACCTGTTGATGCTAAAAGAACCTATAGAGCTATAGAAAGTGCCACTGAGTCTGTCCTTGTCACATTAATGGTCAATCGACAAAAATCAACAATTTGTGACAGTTGGTCAAACAAAATGAGCAATTTCAATACTCCAACGCCACCTTTTGACAGTTACTCAACATTTTAGGGAGTAAAATAttgtaaagtgtaaaatattGTTACATCAGTAACAAGAAACAAGCAAATAGGGAATGGACACTCAACTTATTAAAGCTTTTTTGTCCCCCCTCCCCTATAGCACCCAAAGGCAGCCTAAAAGAAAAGTCTAAAGTCTAAAATTAGACTTTCTCACAGCAGCCATGTTAACATGGACTAGTAGGGTCAACAtgggtgttaccaatgatactaattaatgctccatttcatttacaaaaaacagTGAGCCCATGGTGCCACAGCAGCACCCCGTTTGACCTGAACCTTCATTAATATCATTGGTAGCACCTGTGTTTAAACGTTGAAACGTCTGCTTTGAAAAGAGTCAATTAACAggtgtgtggggaaaaaaagctacTTCAAAGCGGATGTGTGGGGAGCTCCATACAGTCTTCCATCGTTGTTTCTCGTCTTTCCCAATCTCAACCGGATCTCTTCCTTGTAAAGCCAAACATGTGTGGGGTGTTTGCTAGACTGCTGAGGGCTCAACGGGCTCTTACTCCCAGGGCAGGTGTGATGATTCAACAACGAGCTGGTTACAACTGTAGACCACCTAAAAATGACGTGGGTTTAATCGTAAGTTTATACATCTTAACTAGACTTGTCTTTAAAGTGTTCTTGAGGACTTCTTTGTGAATTATTTAAGTAACATGGCCTGTTAATGTCCTACAGGAATCTGCGTTGGTGCTGAATGGGATGTTTGTAGCTTTTCTCGGACCTTCTGGTTGGGTACTTGCCAATTTAGACCACTATAAAAGCCGTGATTGATGGACGAGGCTCTGAAGAACTGCTCACATCATCTGTTTGGAGCATTTCTTACATGTTAATTTAATAAAGTTGAATTTCTCACTTGTGTTGTCAGTCTTTGGTTTATAAATGGGCGCTGTTCCACCTTTCCACCACCAGGTGTCAGATGCTGGCAGCGGAAGTGAAACCTCGCtttgcaaacacacagtatCGCCACAAGGCATCCATAACGGAGAAATCgttttgcttgtgtgtttaacACCGATTCACTGCTCACGGGTAGAGTGTATTTGAATGCGTCATGAAGCCGCAGCTGACTGGCACTAAAAAGCGCCCATCTGTGGACAAACCAGCCGTAGCCGATGCTGCGCTGTCTCTGCAAGAGGAGCTCGTTGCAGCGATACATGGAGCATTTGAAGTAGCAGTAGAGATCGCAGTTCATGAGGTGACCAAGCTTGTAGGTCAGGCGACAGGAGACGTGTATGAGGAGATGCGACGGGAGAACGAGTCCCTTAAACAAAGACTGCAGAGAGCGGAAGCTTTGCTGGACTGTGCGCGCAGGGAGGAAAGCGGTggcagtcctcctcctccaaaacAACTCCTGGATGCCACCGACCATACAGATCAACCGTGTCGCTCAAAATGCAACCAGAAAAGCGCAAATCCAAAAGTGGGTAATGTGCAAGGTTGCACGGGGGTCAGAGATGATCGTTTTCCTTCGTGTCACAGCCGTGTAGACCCCCAACATAAACATAAGAGCAAAAATGAGGAGCAGAGACCAGGCGGTGACGTAAAGACGCAGCATGTTAGTGATGCTGCCTTGGAGAAGAATAATGGCTGTGCTGATGCTTTGACAATAGGTATGTaccagtttgttttctgtaaaatcCCTCTTCTAATGTGGGAAGTTTGATTCTTTTAAGATATATGGTACGAAGTAATCAAAAGGGACAAGTATATGGAAATTAATACAATATGAACactaaatgtttttaatcaggTAAAGAGCGCTGTGGTTTAAGTAAAGTTGATTTTATGTGAGCGCACAGTATTGTTAATAAGTAATGAGAACCATGGTTTTAGTGAAAAGTTGATTTATCATGTTAAAAAAACTGATAAGTAATAATTGTACCAGAAGCATGTGAAGGATTTGGACACAAACTTATTGTCATGTTAAAAAGtttatgaagtttaaaaaaaaatacagtagacATCTATGACATAATGGTGTAAGAAAAtagtaaagtttttttttttttttttttttttaatataagtAAAGCAAGCTAGGTTTTAATGGTGTAGTAATCTTGCAAAAAGTCGAGTAAAAGAGAAATCTCTTGGCCTGTGATTTCACTGATAAGTAAATCCAGCTGAACAAAAATGGCCCCAAGTTTTGCCAGGTGTGTCCTGGAGTAACCTGAACGCCTGGCATGCGTTTACACATGTTGAAAGTTAAAAGATGGGCAGGACTTATGTAATTGATGTATAACACTAAAAAGTATAAAAGGGGATGCTTTCAGACAGGAAAACAGTCTTTCTATATTCTGCCAACTTTGATGAATCCTGCGTGTTATTCTTTTCACCTGAAGAAGAATACTATTTGACCCAGTTTGGATTTAATAATCTGGAAACAATCTTCTGATCGACTTTTGACTGAGATCCAACAGAAGTATGGCTCAAATGAAGTACACACAAAAACTGCACATGGTGCTGACCGTTACTGTAtcacacattttataaatgataTGAGTGTGAAATTGTGAAAACACAGTTGCTAGTTGTGATTTTATGTGTTACCAACAGTCAAGGTGACTGAAGCTCACAGGGTCACTTATGGCACACTTGTAGGGGTGAAGCATGACAATAATCATGCACACCAGAACCACCTACCTGTCTAACCAACTTGAACTCCACCTAACTACCTAGTAGGTGTAGGAACATGTGTGCCACAATGGTCAGGTGGGCTAAAAACTGTCCGACTACTACTAATGAGTGAAAACAGCTACATCACATTAAGTAGCTAGTTAACTGAGAATTAATTATGGTTAAACTATCTACTCCCACATATTACACAATGAAAGCAACATAATCCTTTCAGTCATGATGCACAGGTTACAGAAGTTGTAACTTCAGCTTTACTCAGCCCTGCACTGATACGCCACATGTGCCTCTACATGTAACTagaaatgttctgttttcaaaattacattttgttttgctcaatAGTGTAGCACACCTGACCATTGTAGCTTCACTCAACAGTGCACCTGCTTGTACACTTAAATAGGTTAACCAGAGTGAAAGTTAGGCAGGCAGTTACCGCTTTGAAGTTCTGGTGtgcatgaatgttaaaatgctcACATGTGTGAGACCTGTGTTACCATTTGTAAGTCGAGGGAAATTGTAGGTGTAATGTCAGGTTGGTCAGATCAACAGTTTGAGGTAGTTGTGAACATCAATATATTAATATGTTCCACCCCTTATATTCCTAGAAGCTGATAAAGTGAATAAGACACCTGTGTTTGCTCATGCTTGCTCAGGTTACCGAACATTAAAATTCTAatgtgtaacaaaaacacattatggTCCAAACATCCActgaaatcaatcaaaatgtgatgatgtaaaCAACTTGAAACCccacatttgaatgaaaataacacaaagacaacttatcaGATGTTAAAACTAAGaaatttttaattgtttttggaaaattatATGCATTGtaaatttgatgccagcaacaagTTGGGACAGTGacaacaaaagatgaaaaagctGCTAAAACACCTGGTGGAATATCTCACATTGATGTTAACTGCCAACTGGTTAGTAAGATGATTTGGTGTAAAAAGAGTCTTTGCAAAGTAAAGATGAGGAGGAGTACATCACTCTGCGAAAGACTGTGCTGACAATTAGTGCATCaatttaagaatattttttCTCAATGTAAAATTGCAAAGAATCTGTGGATCTCATTCTCTACAGTACATAATATAAACATGTTCACTTGAAAGTCTCAGACTGAAAATATGCTATCTGTAAATGTGTATCTGTACTTCTTAAGAATGAATTCTGTTTTATTACGTCCAGTCACAAAAATAATAgagtaaatatataatatacatggCTCACTGCGTGATCTTTTGTTTATAGGAGTCAGTGAAGAGATGTCCCAAGTATGTGTGGTCAGGATAGAAAGTCTAAACCAGCCACGTCGAGACCTGGTAGCTCAAGACTGTGACACGCCACCACTTCCCAGTCGAGATGACAAGACCACTTTAGAGCAGGTCACTGTGAAGCAAGAGAAaccagaagaggagagagacggtTCAGTTTGCTGTTTGGACGCGATCAAAGTGGAGGATTTTACCTCAGAGTGCATGTTAGCGGTCCAGTCCAAAATGCTGGAGGAGTGGAAACCTGAAGGGCTGGATGCTCAGAACCAAGACGCAAACACTTCTGTGTCCTGCACCGGGCTGGCTCAGAGTAAGAGGAACTATGTCTAAAACAATCACAAAATGACCCTTTATAACAACAGATTAAGTTGGCTTGATTAGACTGggttttattaaaatgtcttcaaCTACATGGGAACTGTAGAAGTAAAATTTATTGCTGTAGGTAGATATTTATACTAATGTTGAATTTGACTTTAACTCCTATATGTGTTTTCAGCTCATCTTCCAAACCTTACCACCAACCTTCAGCCACCTGCAGATCTTCC includes the following:
- the LOC109136618 gene encoding myoneurin: MKPQLTGTKKRPSVDKPAVADAALSLQEELVAAIHGAFEVAVEIAVHEVTKLVGQATGDVYEEMRRENESLKQRLQRAEALLDCARREESGGSPPPPKQLLDATDHTDQPCRSKCNQKSANPKVGNVQGCTGVRDDRFPSCHSRVDPQHKHKSKNEEQRPGGDVKTQHVSDAALEKNNGCADALTIGVSEEMSQVCVVRIESLNQPRRDLVAQDCDTPPLPSRDDKTTLEQVTVKQEKPEEERDGSVCCLDAIKVEDFTSECMLAVQSKMLEEWKPEGLDAQNQDANTSVSCTGLAQTHLPNLTTNLQPPADLPSSEFPNIFQLAEPAPIPETPPQVYGVHVRTSRNHPGHNNLYTCKSCGQSFHLPSLLRRHYGQCQQKQSYQQPVAESRRTRLQLYPPGCSPFCCTVCNREFNRMENLKTHLRIHTGERPYTCSVCSKCFRHSGALTRHFRIHTGEKPYICGQCGKSFRNCGGLKFHQRSHNKQLQ